One region of Phragmites australis chromosome 18, lpPhrAust1.1, whole genome shotgun sequence genomic DNA includes:
- the LOC133899214 gene encoding uncharacterized protein LOC133899214: MGSTAAAALPASAGAGENLVLILDFGSQYTHLITRRVRQLGVLSLCVSGTAPLASLEGLRPRAVVLSGGPHSVHAPGAPTFPEGFLDFAAAAGAYVLGVCYGMQLLVQSLGGTVEPGERQEYGKMDVEVTARSSALYGEGAVGKCQTVWMSHGDEVVKLSEGFEVVARSVQGAVAAIENREKRFYGLQYHPEVTHSPQGMETLRRFLFDVCGINPDWKMQDVLDEEIKTIQSMVGPDEHVICALSGGVDSTVAATLVHKAIGDKLHCVFVDNGLLRYKERERVMSTFESDLHLPVTCVDASEQFLSKLKGVEDPEKKRKIIGREFIAVFDEFAHKLEQKIGKRPEYLVQGTLYPDVIESCPPPGSGRTHSHTIKSHHNVGGLPKDMQLKLIEPLKLLFKDEVRKLGSILNVPDSFLKRHPFPGPGLAVRVLGDVTEGNALEVLRQVDEIFVQAIKDAGLYDKIWQAFAVFLPVQTVGVQGDQRTHSNAVVLRAITSEDGMTADWYYFEREFLVDVVNKICNNVRGINRVCQDITSKPPATVEWE, from the exons ATgggctccaccgccgccgccgcgctcccggcctccgccggcgccggcgagaaCCTGGTCCTGATCCTCGACTTCGGCTCGCAGTACACCCACCTCATCACCCGTCGCGTCCGGCAGCTGGGCGTCCTCTCCCTCTGCGTCTCCGGCACGGCGCCGCTCGcctccctggagggcctccgcCCGCGCGCCGTCGTCCTCTCGGGCGGACCCCATTCCGTCCACGCTCCGGGTGCCCCCACCTTCCCTGAGGGATTCCTGGACTTCGCTGCCGCCGCGGGCGCGTACGTGCTCGGCGTCTGCTACGGGATGCAGCTCCTCGTGCAGTCCCTCGGCGGCACCGTGGAGCCCGGGGAGAGGCAGGAGTACGGGAAGATGGACGTTGAGGTGACGGCGCGGTCCTCTGCGCTGTACGGTGAGGGGGCTGTTGGGAAGTGCCAGACGGTGTGGATGAGCCACGGCGACGAAGTGGTcaagctgtcggagggtttcgAAGTGGTTGCGCGCAGCGTGCAGGGCGCCGTCGCTGCCATCGAGAATAGGGAGAAGAGGTTTTATGGGCTCCAGTACCACCCCGAG GTTACACATTCACCCCAAGGAATGGAAACTCTGCGCCGCTTTCTTTTTGATGTCTGTGGGATAAACCCCGATTGGAAGATGCAAGATGTTCTGGATGAAGAAATCAAGACCATCCAAAGCATGGTTGGCCCTGATGAACATGTTATTTGTGCGTTATCAGGTGGAGTTGATTCAACAGTTGCAGCCACTCTTGTTCACAAGGCTATAGGAGATAAACTTCACTGTGTTTTTGTTGACAATGGCCTACTAAG ATATAAGGAGAGAGAACGAGTAATGTCAACCTTTGAAAGTGACTTGCACCTGCCAGTCACATGTGTTGATGCCTCGGAGCAATTTCTTAGTAAGTTGAAGGGTGTTGAAGACccagagaagaaaagaaagattatTGGCAGGGAATTCATAGCTGTCTTTGATGAATTTGCTCACAAGCTAGAACAGAAGATAGGGAAAAGACCTGAATATTTAGTTCAAGGGACACTGTACCCTGATGTGATTGAATCATGCCCACCTCCTGGAAGTGGAAGGACACATTCCCACACCATCAAAAGCCATCACAATGTTGGTGGCCTTCCAAAAGATATGCAATTAAAACTCATTGAGCCACTCAAGCTCCTATTTAAGGATGAG GTTCGGAAGTTGGGGAGTATTTTGAATGTCCCTGATTCCTTTTTGAAGCGACACCCATTTCCTGGGCCTGGTCTTGCTGTACGTGTCCTAGGTGATGTTACAGAAGGCAATGCTTTGGAAGTTCTTCGTCAG gTGGATGAGATATTTGTTCAAGCTATTAAAGatgcaggtctctatgataaaaTTTGGCAAGCTTTTGCTGTGTTCTTGCCTGTACAAACAGTTGGGGTTCAGGGTGACCAGAGAACTCACTCCAATGCTGTTGTTTTAAGGGCAATCACCAGTGAGGATGGCATGACTGCAGATTG GTATTATTTTGAGCGTGAATTCCTGGTAGATGTGGTCAATAAGATCTGCAATAACGTTCGGGGCATTAACCGTGTTTGCCAGGACATAACATCAAAACCACCAGCAACAGTGGAGTGGGAATAG